The following DNA comes from Rhizobium sp. BT04.
CAGGGTTCTCGACAATTGCCTCCCCATTCATGACAGTGTCGAAGGCTTCCGTTCCATCGGCAATCGATAGCCGCGGCTTGCCGACATAGGCATCGAAATTTTCGCCGCCAACAGGGACTGCAAAACGCAGGCTCACTGCGTTGTAGAGGTCGACGAGGGGATTGATCGATGGAAGACGACCATCCTTCTCCACTCGTTTTTTCAAGGCCTGCGCAGAACTCGGCGTCCGGTTCGGCTTTGCTCCGAACCGGCTATATGCCTCGCCCCAACTGGCCAGATGCGCATCGCCCCACTCAGGCCCTCCCGAGGAGACGTAATCGCACGCCCTCTGCAAAATGTGGGGATCAATCATTCCCTTCTTTGCACCGTTGGCATCGACAAGGATGCTGATGGCCCGGAAATCAGGGGCAATGCCTGCGATTTCTTTGTCAATCACCGGAAAATCCAACATGCCCTCTAGCTCCTATTGACCAATTTAGTCTATAATACCGACCATGGAAAAGAAAGTCAATATATCGACCGAAACGGTCGCCGATGTTGAACGCATCAGTGCGACAGTGTCTCAAAACCTCAAATTGTTCAGGCGGCAAAGCGGCCTGACACTCGATGACCTGTCTCGAAAATCCGGCGTGAGCAAAGGCATGCTTGTCGAGATCGAGAAGGGCACTGCCAATCCGAGCATCGCAACGCTGTGCAGGGCAGCGACCGCGTTGGGCGTGTCGGTTGCCGATTTCGTCGGAGTGGCGGCCAGCGTGCCTGTACGCATTGTTCCACCCGAGGACACCTCCACGCTTTGGCGCGGTCCGAAAGGAGGCACAGCAACGCTCCTGGTTGGCACGCACGGACCGGACGAAATCGAGCTCTGGCGTTGGACGCTGTTTCCCGGTGAGATCTTTGAATCGCCCGGGCATTCGCCGGGAACGCTTGAACTCCTCAACGTGGAAGCCGGCGAACTCACCCTGAAACTGGCCGATAGTGAGCACGTCGTTCAAGCAGGTTCTTCGGTCTTGGCTCGGACCGAAGAGAAGCATGCGTACATAAACTACGGAAAAGAGGAACTCCGGTTCGTCATGGCTGTGGCGGAGCTGCAGCGTGCGCGCGTGAGAACGGGTTTGTAGCACCCCCCATCGTGTGCTGGGCGCCTGAATGTTTTGCAGGCGCTGCGGTACACGCCCTGGCTAAGGGCGCTTGTGGACGACGCCGCGTGGTTGTGTCCGGCGAATCTGGCGGGGGCACATCGGTGGGTTAAATCCATTCCTTGAAGACTATAGCCGTCAGCCCCAACGAATATCGTTCGCGCTTTCAAAGCACGAAACCCACCGCTGTACGTCGACAGATTTCGAACGTTCGAGATAATATCGATATCGGCGGATGAGGTCTGGGGGTCGCGTCGAGACCCGCAACGAATGTATGCGTTTCCCGGACGGTTGACGCTTCCGTGCAACGATAGACTGGCCCTACATTGGTCGAGGTGTCTCATGCGTCAGATGACTAGGTCATAAAGGTTCCATAAATCCTATTATGCAATCTTTTTTTGTAGCGGCTATTTAGTAATGCGACAGTTGGGCCAGTTAGAGATGCGACAGTCTCGCCTCTCGACGCGCTGGTCAAGCGTCATTCCGTCGCCGCGCCGCGGGCCGACGCGCGGCAGATCCTCGATGGCCTTCATACCTCGCCGTAGGACTTAGGTTCGCTCCGGAACCGATAGTCCTACATTGTGGGGATGCGATCGATCGTTCGGGCGCCCCGTCGCACAAATTCGGCTGAAGTATGACCTCGAACCGCTGGATCCGTTCACCGATGAAGCATTGCAGGGAACGTCACCTGTCGGCCGGATCCTGGACGGCGAACGCGATGGCGACCGCACGATTGACGGCTGCTGCAAGAACGGACATGTGGGTCTCGCCGGCATAAAGCTCGAATTCGGCTCGCAATCCGTCGGCGGTGCCGTTTAATCGCTCCGCCATCTCCCGCGCCAGGAGAACCGTCCGCTCCGTCTTCCTCTTCTCCAGACGGACAGCCGCATCCTCGTTCCGATACTGAAAGGGTGCCAGCGCATCGCCTTCGTGTTCTCCGGCGGATAAATGCAGGAAGGATGCATTTCCCGGTATGACTTGGCGGTTCGCTTCATTCTTGAGGATTTCACTGTTCTCCCAATAGATGGTTGGGCTGGCCGCAATCCAATTGGCAAACAGGCCTGGACGCTCGAAGAGGCCATAGAGCGTTAAGAGGCCGCCGAAGGAATGTCCGAAAAGCGATCGGCGCTTGGGATCGAGGAGCACCATCTCGGCAATCCGCGGTACAAGCTCGTTCTCGATGAAATCCAGCAGCTTGCCGGTCCCTCCGATGACAACCGGGGGACCGCCTTCCACGAATGGCGGATAGGTTTTGACCGGCGGAGGCCCCAGGTCCCAGGAGCGGCGGAGCGCATCATAGGGCTCGTCGGATGGATAACCGATCGCCGCGATCACCCCCCAACCGACATTCGTCCCCGTGGGATAAGGCGCCTGCGTGACCAAGCTGGCGACCGCGAAGGGGAAAGTAGCGTTGCCGTCGGTCATCACGAGAAGCGGCCATCCTCCGGCCGGCGGCTTCTCCGCCGGAATAGAGAGGAATATGCGATAGGGCTCACCGCCCGCTGCAGGCGCCAGATCGAAAAAACACGTTCCGGGCATTGAATAGACGCTGGCAGGATTGGTCATGAGAAGGTTTTCTGATGTTTGCTTTAGAGGATCTGGCAAGGAAAATGGATGCCGGTGCGGTTCGTGCCGCCTCGCCCGGCGAGGACACGAAGCTAGCAGCACAGGACGCGAGGCATCTCTTCTTATCCAATTATGACGTGCGGGACGAAACGCGACAGGTTGGCGGTGATACGCGAGCGGTCTTCGCGCACGGCAAGGCCGCAGGCGCGATCACCGACGACCCAGCTGCCGAGCACGGCGAAGCCGCCATCGCTTTCGAAAAGCGGGGCATAGGCCTGGACGATGAAGCCTTCCTCACCATAATCGCCGGGAGCGGAAACGAATTCCTGGCCATCTCTGAATATTGTGACGTTCTCGCCCTCTCGCGACAGCAGCGGTTTGCGCACGTAATCGGACAAGCTCGAGGCCGCCGGGTCGTCGGCGAAATAGCTGGGCAGCAGGTTGGGGTGATTGGGATGGCGCTGCCAGAGCAGAGGCAGAAGCCCTTTGTTGGAGAGCACGGCCTTCCAGGCGGGCTCGATGAAAACATCGCCCGAGCGCGCGAGTTCGCGGGCGAACGGCTCGCGCAGCATGAATTCCCAGGGGTACAGCTTGAAGCAGCGGTCGATCACCCGATCCTGAAGGTCGGTGTAGCGGCCTTGCGCATCGATGCCGATTTCGCGAATATCAAGAAGCTCGACGCGATGGCCGGCCTGCACCGCACAGTCCATCAGATAGACCGTCGTGCCGCGATCCTCCTCATTGTCGGTCATCACAGCGAAGTGGAAGATCGGCTCTTTGGAAAATTGCTCGAACGCCTCGACCAGGCTTTCCTGCAAGGAATTATACTGGTCCGCATCATTGGGCAGGACACCCAAAGCCATCTGGTCGGTCAGCCAGTTGAACTGGAAATAGGCCGTCTCGAACACCGAAGTCGGCGTATCGGCATTGTATTCGAGCAGCTTGACCGGGCCATTGCCGTCATAGGCAAGATCGAACCGGCCGTAGAGGTGCCGGTCGCGGCGCTGCCAGGAGCGCTGCACCACATCGCGCAGATCCTCCGGAATGGCCAGCCTGTCGAGCGCTTCTTCGCTTTTGACGATATCGCCGACCAGATCCATACACATATCGTGCAGTGCCTGGCTCGGCTCTTCGATCCGCGTCTCGATCTCATCGAGCGTGAA
Coding sequences within:
- a CDS encoding B3/4 domain-containing protein — translated: MLDFPVIDKEIAGIAPDFRAISILVDANGAKKGMIDPHILQRACDYVSSGGPEWGDAHLASWGEAYSRFGAKPNRTPSSAQALKKRVEKDGRLPSINPLVDLYNAVSLRFAVPVGGENFDAYVGKPRLSIADGTEAFDTVMNGEAIVENPAKGEVIWRDDIGVTCRRWNWRQGTRTRLETVRGRMWFILESLATMPEEALEEAGDMLVSGLRELAPGCDVYRQKIVVG
- a CDS encoding helix-turn-helix domain-containing protein codes for the protein MEKKVNISTETVADVERISATVSQNLKLFRRQSGLTLDDLSRKSGVSKGMLVEIEKGTANPSIATLCRAATALGVSVADFVGVAASVPVRIVPPEDTSTLWRGPKGGTATLLVGTHGPDEIELWRWTLFPGEIFESPGHSPGTLELLNVEAGELTLKLADSEHVVQAGSSVLARTEEKHAYINYGKEELRFVMAVAELQRARVRTGL
- a CDS encoding glutathionylspermidine synthase family protein, whose protein sequence is MKRITLPARPDWRDKARAVGFGFHVMYGEPYWLDDAAYAFTLDEIETRIEEPSQALHDMCMDLVGDIVKSEEALDRLAIPEDLRDVVQRSWQRRDRHLYGRFDLAYDGNGPVKLLEYNADTPTSVFETAYFQFNWLTDQMALGVLPNDADQYNSLQESLVEAFEQFSKEPIFHFAVMTDNEEDRGTTVYLMDCAVQAGHRVELLDIREIGIDAQGRYTDLQDRVIDRCFKLYPWEFMLREPFARELARSGDVFIEPAWKAVLSNKGLLPLLWQRHPNHPNLLPSYFADDPAASSLSDYVRKPLLSREGENVTIFRDGQEFVSAPGDYGEEGFIVQAYAPLFESDGGFAVLGSWVVGDRACGLAVREDRSRITANLSRFVPHVIIG
- a CDS encoding alpha/beta hydrolase — protein: MTNPASVYSMPGTCFFDLAPAAGGEPYRIFLSIPAEKPPAGGWPLLVMTDGNATFPFAVASLVTQAPYPTGTNVGWGVIAAIGYPSDEPYDALRRSWDLGPPPVKTYPPFVEGGPPVVIGGTGKLLDFIENELVPRIAEMVLLDPKRRSLFGHSFGGLLTLYGLFERPGLFANWIAASPTIYWENSEILKNEANRQVIPGNASFLHLSAGEHEGDALAPFQYRNEDAAVRLEKRKTERTVLLAREMAERLNGTADGLRAEFELYAGETHMSVLAAAVNRAVAIAFAVQDPADR